TGTCTCACCATTCGGAGGTTTTTAGTCGATCGCTCAATTGAAAATCACAAGGCTCACAACTCGGTAATGTACTACAATGAATGCTACGTGCTATTTACTACGCAAGGCAGTCAGAAATTTTGATTATCAGTGCGTGATTACCTCTAATCGGAGTATCTGTGGTTCCAGCACCATCCGCTGTCATAGTGAACACGCGTCCCTGATGTTGTGCCTTTCCAGCTTcttgattcttcttcttttctggaCAATTCCAAGACAAATGCCCAGCTTCACCACAGTAATAGCATACACCTAAACCAGCCCTGCACGGAGTATTCGGGTGGTACTTTCCACACCTCCTACAAGTTAAATCATTCGGTGGGGTCTGagcttgctttcctttgcctcTTCCCTGGCTGTTATTATTACTGAATCTCTGGAAGTTATTCTGACCCAAATGTGGTTGTGGGGTGTAATCGCCTCGCTTAAAATCTTGTCCTCTAGGGGCGAAGTTCCTTCCCTGATCTCTCCTAACAAAAATTCGCTGATCACTCTTATCTAATGTCGCCTTTCTTAGACAATTCTCAGCAACTCTACTTTTGTTTACCAGTTCTGAAAACACTCTGATCTCCATTGGTGCAACGAAGCTCAGAATATCACTTCGAAGACCtccctcatacttaatacaTTTCCACTCAGCAAAATTATCAGGCGCACCTTGACAAATACGAGGAAAGCGACATAACTCCTCAAACCTGCTAGTATACTCAGCAACAGTCATATGTCCCTGCTTTAACTGCATCAATTCAAGTTCTTTGGCATTTCTGGCTGAATTAGGAAAGTATTTCTTATAAAACTCTGTTCGGAAAACCTCCCAAGGAATCACAGCGCCATCTGGCTGCAGGATACGTCGTGTCCCCTGCCACCAATGCTGAGCCTCACCCTGCAGCTGATAAGTTCCAAACTCAACCCATTGCTCCTCAGGAACCTGCTGAGCCTGCAGTGCCCGTTCCATAGCTTGAATCCAATTATCTGCATCTGTGGGATTTGAGGTTCCCCTAAAGGTCGGAGGGTGAACTTTCAAAAATGTAGCAAGTGTCATGGGACCGTCCTCATCATTATTGTTTCTATGATTACCCTGGTTTATCAGATTACCCAGTGCCTCGGCTGTCGCCTGCATAGCCGCAGCCATATTTCCCAGGGCAGCCATGAAGTCTACTGGATCATTCCCTGCTAGGCTAGGAGTAACAGTGCCTATCCTACCTCTACCTTGGCCGCGACCGCGTCCGTGAGTCGACATCTGGTCCCTTCACACACCAAATaagtgatattaagttgatcaatCTCAATATCACAAGTCTAATGCTTCAagttccaaatgcatgctcaagaacgtttatgccacatatatcaatcagatatcctaatagcacataCACACACCCAGAGTATGCCcagaagcataatcagtccatccctcaggctctataggaacgaactgctctaataccataatgtaacaccctaccacacagggccttacgcttaagtcgtaaagcagaggtggcaaggtattacgacctctaaaagcaAATGATATCTACATAAATATAGTTGGGTGAAATCAtatctaggagccttgaagaacaaGCTAAAAAAATCGATAAACAGAAAACTGTGACACACTCGCATGGATATTCGTAAAACGGACAGGTAAAATCGAAAGATAACtgaacacatatatatacatatcagagttccaaaactcagatagcaagctccagactcgacctgcgaagctaaggccgaccagagtatataattatgtatatatacaacccaaaataaaactcaaactaCAAAATAAACCCCTGTATCTCCAAGTCGACCTCTAGAagggacaaaacacaaaatatacatgcagagattctataaacatatatacatagcctaaaacaaaatatgacAGTCCAAAAGACAGTTCTTCGCTCGTAAGGAGGATACCCAAACGCTCAACGAGGtgtctctcgacctgcatctgaaaaacaacaacatagtatgggatgagaaccggaggttctcagtatggtaaaggtgcccgcatagttaatataaaaggtctcaggaaagccagaggcattcctagaactTCGACACTCAGATTTCAGCTTAAGAATTCAACTAAACCAGAAATTGGGTAAGTTGTCTAAGGTATTCTAATTCTGAATCTAACTTTAACCTAATAATTCACGTTCTGTCTCCTCTAATCCTTCGAATCATTGGTGGAACAATCCTCTCTCCTCACACCTTCGCCAAGAAGGATTTCTCAGAAAACATACACATATAGTTCAAGCAAGAAAAGCACAGGTAGAGAAGcatttacagcaagtagaacaagtagcggataagcagaattaaacagttaagcaaaccaaaacaatgcacactcaagcaaacaaacaaatgcatatgacgTATGcatgtcctatggctgatgagtctcatctgtcggttatacagccaacccgacaagtcctggtagttaaccattggacagtccctctATGCGCGCgtccccaagctcaataatattccatggagtcaaactccaagctcaaatataatattccatggagtcgaactccaagctcaacaatatagtattccatggagtcgaactccaagctcaaatataatattcaatattcatatatatgcatgcccatgggggaatccggggagttaaagtgcccggtcacatcttgcgacagagggtcaacaaatagtctcaaatacacaggccacataataatctctttcctttttaaaataaCCCTTCAAATCAAAACTCTAATTCTCATAGAAATCTTGGCagtatctcctctaaaactcgaatttctgccacccttcaagggtcccaactatcaaatcaaacacctctcagtccttcaaatcatttccaataacaaattatttcataatcaaacaaataccaatattaaatcttttttcaaacCGACCAACTTCAACAGCAAATTATTGACAACAGCTAAACCTCACATTTTATACCATATGCACAATCCATCAAATATTCATTCATttcattcctatcttaaggtcttctagcctaagttttcacgtgacattaaacattaactacgagaaaccaaaaccataccttcgtacggaatcaaaatattcaaaactctagagaagctttctgacCGAGCTATCAAAAAAGAAAACGTCCAGAATCGTCTTTGCCTCCTAAAACTTTCGTTGGCCAAATCCAAAGAAAAGAGGAACTACGTCATTGTCAACTTCCCCTAATCAAAAATGGTGTCAACGTGTAGAGAAGGAGGTTACGAATACTTTcaccggattagattttttattggagttacggatTGCAAGAAATCGAAGCCGGAAGTTTGGAGGGATTTACGTTCTCACGCTTCTCTCTCGGTCACTCTTCTCTCTCGCCACTCATTCCTtcatatactatatatatgtatatagcgGCAGATAATCATAACTAGATATTTCATATATGTGTATACGCATACAATAGCTTTCCTTAAGTAAATAGCTACCgccttttatatatatatatatagcttaatgtaaaatataaacCGCCTTTTGTTTTCATActttataattaataatgataataatattataataatactaGCAATAGTAATGATaatcatgtaataataataataataataataataataataataataataataataataataataataataataataataataaacgtAATGTAATcatagtaataataatagtcACATAGTGAatataataacaacaataaataCATAATACTAGGGAGTAAAACTATATAAACTTATAGTACATATAATACTCATGTGAATTATATCCAatgtttattataataataataataataataataataataataataataataataataataatttgattaaatttaaattattataaaatcagttcaattactaataataaaaataattttctaaaaataagaaactctaattttataaaataaattataacttatttatatttttaaaattgagggTTGCCACATCTTCcttcaaaaaaatttcttttctaaaaagGTTCCACCTCTTGCCACAAATACTTTGTGGTCAGAAGGATGATAGAAATAATAACCCATTGTTTTTTTAGGATAACCAATGAATCTATATTTATCAGACCTAGCATCAAGTTTATTACTTTGCAATTTCTTAACATATGCTGAACATCTCCAAACTTTAATGTGTTTGAGATTTGGTTTTTGTCCTTTCCATATCTCATATGGTGTTGAAGAAACTGCTTTAGTGGGTGctttatttatcaaatatgcTGCTATTTCTAAAGCATAGCCCCATAAATTCAATGGAAGATCAATAAAACCCATCATAGATCGAACCATATCTAATAAAGTTCAATTCCTCCTCTCTGAAACACCATTATGTTGTGGAGTACCAAGAGGTGTCCATTGAGAAAGAATCCCATTTTTCTTTAAGTACTCAAGAAAATGATCATTTAGATATTTTCCTCCTCTATCAGATCTAAGCACCTTAATGCTTTTACCTATTTAATTTTCAACTTCACTGcgaaaaattttgaatatttcaaATGATTCAGATTTGTGTTTCATAAGATACACAAAGCCATATCTAGACATATCATCAGTGAAAGTGATAAAATAAGAATATCCTCCTTTGGCTTGAATTTTCATTGGTCCACAAACATTTGTATGTATTAGTCCCAATAATTCTGTAGCCCTTTCTCCATGTCCCATAAATGGAGTTTTGGTCATTCTTCATTTGAGACAGGATTCACAAGTTACATATGATTCATAATCATATTTGTTAAGGTAACCTTCTTTATGTAACTTAGAAATCCTTTTTATCCTATATGACCAAGTCTACAATGCCAAAGATATGATTCATTTACTTGATTATTCCTCTCTCTTTTGAGAGTAGAAATATGCATGACAGAATTACCATTTAAATCGAGAAGAATATAAATACCATATTGGAGATAGCCATTTACGTATAAGTCATCACCATAATAAGTAGAACAAATGccatttttaatattaaaataaaaaccacGTTTGTCCAACATAGAAACAGAAAtaacatttgtaacaaaattagGAACATAATGACAATTCTCCAATACTAATATCTTGCCCGTAGGCATTGCTAAAGAAATAGATCCTATAGCTACAGCAGCAACATTTGCTCTGTTCCCGACTTGAAGGTAAGTTTCTCCCTTCTTCAACCATCTACTTATTCGTAGTCCCTGCAACGAATTGCAAATATTATGAGAACTTCCGGTATCTAATACCCATATAGAAGAATTAATAGTAgctaaagaaatcatgaaaactgTTTTCAAGTATGTCTTACCTTCCTCTTTGGTTTTCAAGGAAGCAAGGTACTCCTTGCAGTTTTTTTTCCAATGACCTTTGCCTTTACAATAAAAGCATTCAGCATCATTTTTGTCAGTCTTTTTTTGTTTGCCCTTGGGTTTGGTCACACCACCCTTAACTACCATGGGTTCTCTTTTAAAATGATTCTTTCCATTTTCCTTTCTTCTTAGAAGAGCTGCCAACTACAATAGcaactcctttctttttctcagATGCAATTTGATTCTCATAATCAATTAACATGTTGAGCATTTCATGAAGATCACAGCTTACTTTAATCATATTAAAACTAACAATGAATTGTGATAAAGTTTTTAGAAGAGATTGCAAGATCAAATCTTGTGAAAGTTCTTTGCCCAATTTGTATCCCAACTTCTCTTTTTGTTCAATAAGATCAATCATCTTAAGAACATGGGGTCCAACAAGAGAGTCTACATCAAGTGTGGATCTAAACAAAGTTTTAGACAATTGATATCGGGCCGTCTTACTTTGTGCACTATACATCTTCTTAAGATGTTCAACAATAGTTGGTGGATCCATATCCTGATGTTGCCTCTGAAGATCAGAACTCATGGAtgccagaatgatgcatttGGCAGTAAGACGATTTTCTAAGTACTTCTCATAAGCCTTGGTTGCCTCATTATCAATACTTCCATCCTCTTTAGGAAATGGGGCCGTAACAGCAAGCTTATCGATTATATCAATTAGCCTTTCATGCATGAGAACAATTCTCAAATTGCGATACCAATCATCATAATTGGCTTCAGCCAATTTGTTATTTTCAAGTATGCCACGTAGTGATAGAGCAGACATATTATTCATGAATCTAAAAGGAAAAACAAATATAAGTATGTATTCACACATACAAATAACACTTTCtacaataattattattatagaaaattaaaaaatctttatttcttaaaaaaatatttaaaatcatGAATGAGTATCTTGGTTGTCAAGTCATTACTCATACAATTTTAAATAGATGATTAAATGTATCACATACAATTTTAATCCCAAATAATTACCTGGTTGTCAGgttattatttaattgaattatattttatacccCTAGGTTGTCTAGGTTCAagtaaaaattaattcattccATGTAtcaaatacatatataaattttatccTTGAGTACGAATCTCCTGGTTGTCAGGTAACTCCTCGTAAAcaaagtataaaatttatttatcctTTTTTCCTTTCAGTtttatttcataaataaataaaataataacaacagTATGTTCCTTAACATACATATAATTTTATCCcacataaatttataattttgacAATGACATCCCATACCATTATTAGGAATCACATTCACTATAATAACAAAACTTAAATTAATCctattatttatgaaaatttttgCAACAAAACTTTAAACACAAAAGAACCTGGCTTTGATACCACTTTAGGATTACAAGTGTTCATAACATGCAGAGGAAGTAATAAAGTAATCCTATTTatctattttgtgcttaaaattttattgaaataagATGGGTTAGATACCAATACCTGAGTACCCTAGTGAATAAAGCTTTCTCCTTCGATAGTACGAAGGTACTATGTGTATCCACATCGAGACTGATCCTTGTTGTCAACTCTTTGACCAAtggatttaattgaaaagtttcTTGCAACTCCTTGCACCAGCAATTCTTCATTAAGAATTTGGAATATTTGTGTATGTGGAGGTAAAAAGAGAAAACTtgtgttttctttcttttatcatatACACATATATAGTAAGAGATTGGTGATTGATTTGTGAATCAAATTACAActtaatttaaaacaaaatcaGTTAGGATCTTATCCATATTTAAAACTCATcatagaataaataattaattatttaatattctcaattataatattattatattcatggtgctagcaaagaatataataatactctatttgaattaatataattatttagatcattaattatttatttgatctaatcaaaataataattaaatgattATTTACCAAGAattagaacactcgttagtgtgtgaTCCCATAGGTTTAATACTAAGCGAGTAGTAtattagtcatactaaatttactaatcaaggttggcgtCTAGCAACGCTCTTTGATGACTcgatagtatgaagtaataatatttttttactaagaACCCAAGATGAACAAAAATACAACTCCTTCCATCTTTTCAGCTCTTGGCTAACTTTTAGAGTACGGTTTgattgtcaaactctaacttgttaccattattataatgaattatgaatgacttaagaaactcatttcttaATTCATTCAAACCCCTTGGCCAAGGCAttgtttatttcattcattATAATCGTAGAGCTCAAACTCATTACCATAGTTAATGGATTCCATTTTtactaatcattaattctacaagtatttaaatcatacccaatGTCCATTCAACTAACACCGAAGGGTGTTAGGTGtccggaatcaaagtataacaaatacattgttaattactatgataGTCGCAGGTTAatggaaaattttaaaattatgttcaTCATAAGAATATCATATTGACAAATATacggtaattataaccattaggaattcttagagtgagtcagttcaatggttatatatatatatatatatatatatatatatatatatatatatatatatatatatatatatatattaatctaTCCGAATCACTAATGTCCCATTTTTAGTGATTCTACGATtaagaataatttaaattaaaagtattcAAAAAAAGTATATCTCATTATTACGATCCCTATCGTAATTATTcgtttctaattttaattaaggacactatcataaattataaaaatttattcttataaataataataataataataataataataataataataataataataataataattcatgaTAGTATTTTGTTGGACATACACACTTATCTCCAACAATAAGTTCTTATACCACCTTTacattttcaaataaaaattcgTTATAATCAAGCACACAATATCTTATAGCTCTTAAGTCTCTGTTAATCATAGAGCAACTTCAACAGCACAAATTCATTacgtatatatttttttataagtcaATATTCAAAATACATAACTATATATTCAAGATGCATAAGCATATACCAATCACAAGTCTCCTTTAAGACTCTCATAAATATATTGAGTACAAAATATAGAGGCTTTACTAACTTTATATAATATTAGAGTGTAAAATCGTAAATATGCACAAaaagatatattctatgattaCAGACAGTGTTGCTCTTAAATTGCACCAGCTTCCTTCATTCGGTCATATAATGCACCGTGGTGATATTCAAAGgaaacattaaaaaattttcattttgcTCTTTCATCCCTATAAAAAAAGTGATGGTGAtttaaaaatatctcttttACAACATCCAATTTCTTTAACTCATTATAGATATCATATCCAGAGTAAAATTGAGCCCTACTTTGTTCCAGAAATATAATCCTTCTCTCAACAACTTGAGCTTGGATATTGGCAAGTTGAATTTGTTCTTCTATTATTATAACTTGTCTCTCAGCTAACATAAGTTGTTTTTCAGCTGCTTCACCTTGTCATTTAACTATTAATGCTTGCTTTGCAATATTAAGTGATCTGTCATATTAATTATTCCCATCCCTCAATATATCTGTCAATCCTTGAATACCTTTGCTCATTCGTTCTATCTCGGCTTCAAGTAAACCACTCATTGGTGTTTTATGCTTAGAACCTCTTTGATTCCCATGTGTTCGACTAGATTGGTTTGAGTTATCTAAATCAGGGCTCAATAAAGCTAGTTAAATGAGTAGTGGCTTGCTAATCATTCCACTCACCATCAAGCTCTTGATAATCATcattcaaattaataatttccTTCATCTTGTCTacaattttatttctttccttGACACTTCCAACAATATTTCCAGTTGCTCTATCTTAACggtatataaaatataatttgtcAAGATGTTTGATCGGAGTTTGCATCCACTTATTTGCATCTGATCTTGTCTATATAAAGAAAAGATGATTAAatgttaatttaattatatagtTTTCTTTCTTTAAGTTGTGACTAgctttatacataaatatacaaaaaaatagtTTCATGGAAATTTAGTTCAAAAATATTAACTATCCACAGACATTTTTCATATGAGAAAAGTAGAATTGTGTATAAATTTGATATCtggtaaaaaattataataatttagatTTATAAGGCAAAATAATTTCATActttttaagattaattttgCAATGATTAAAGTTTAtagcaattttttattttaatgaaaaTGAGTTATGCGCAAAGGAATCTACAAACCTTTCTAGCAACTTATGATGACATTAATTACTTTTATTAAATCCATCCGAACTTCAAATTCAGTGGTAAAGAATTTTGTATTTGGATTATTCCATGAAAATCCACTTAAGTTATGAAAGAGATCATCGCAAAATCCAAAGTGATCCTTCAATGTTTACAATCTATTCTTAAGATTATCTTTCTAAAGGTAGTTCCTAAATGAAGCCTTTAGAGTTGCAAGAACATTGTCATATGTACTTGTAGTAAAAGTACCGTCAACTCTATTTCGTTTGCTACATTCCTCTATCAAAGCATCAAGAAAAGTTGCATCCATTTCTTCCGTCCATCTTAAATTGTTTGTACTCGATGTGTCACCTTGGAATGCCATATTTTTTGCCATTGTCAAGTCTTAACCTAAAAACCAATAACACTAAACTGTAAAAATCAAGTTTACAAAATAACTTCAAtggaataataatataaaaagtgtTAATAATAAATTCATCAATTAATCAAACATGTTACCGTAAGAAGTAATTTGTATATTACaagtaatttaatttaattttagaaaattattgTCATCATAAAGGATTGTTTCAACTACAcattttatatacaataatatCATGGTTTTCACAATACTCATGAGTTTTATACATTTCAAAATATTGATTTCACACATAATGCACATGACATTCACATGTTacatttaatttcaaaataaaatgtCATTCTCTTTTGTAGAGATAATAGGTTTAAAAAGTCTCATGTTTTCATTTGATAATCCGTCCCATTTGATATGTCATAATATGGTTTTGTACCACCTGCTATTAttgcaaatctttttttcaTAAGGAAGAATGGTGGAGATTAAATAATTCAAATGCATTTTCAAGTTCACGTCTGGCAAACTCCTTTAGATGGCATCTTACACCTCGATATAGAGTAATTAGAGCATGTTTAAGCATGAATCCAGTGTTTTAAGgtaaaaattttcataaaacaTTCATATAGAAAGAGTATGTTTAGATATCATCACTTTATTCAAACATGTCAGTTTTTTCAAACAAATAGACCTCTTAGAATTTTGAGCTTATCATCCCTTGATAGTGTACTGTTAAGAACTTTTGAGTCAGATGGCGGTGCCTTTCCATCCTGCTAAAATATGTGAATCTCATATCAAAGCCACATGTAGTAAGTACATTCTGAGTTAGCCATTTTTTTTCTACCACGAAATCTAGGTTGATCTGCTATTGAACTTTGACTATGACATGTGTTTCATCAAATTTCCAATACAATCCAACATGATATCACTTAgctgaaaagaaaattttattgtgTATACTAATTATGACTATCTACTTCAATGTGCAACAATTCACACCTTAAAATATAGGTAAAATCTATTACTACGAAGAATCTCTAAGGCAACGGTTGTTCTGAGAGGTTGCTGAAGAAACTCTTTCTAAAGTGAGATTATAATTCTTATTAAGGCCATAATATATAAGAATCTAGCTACTTGCTCCTCAAGTTTGACATGTATAGTATCTTTCACATGACTAGTTGCTCTTAATTTTTCACATAACTCTAGAAAGGCATGAAGTCCTATTTGCAAAACATTACAACACCAATTGATTTTGCACAACTATTGTAACAAAGTGGCTCGTGTAACATCCTACCATACAGAGCTTTACACCTATgatgtaaaacagaggtggcaAGGCGCTACGacctctaataataataataataataataataataataatagttgaaAGGAATTTTAACTAGAAACCTGTGAAGAAAAGTTTAAAACAAAAGTCGTAACGCTCACGTGGACGATAAATGTAAACCGGGTAGGATATGAGTAAAACGGCAAGGATATATATGCATACTAGAAGATTTTCAAGGATATAGATAACAAAGCTCCTGACTCACCTCGCGAAGTTTAAACCGGCTAGagcatatatatacatatatacgaATAAACCTAAAAGTAAGCCAAAACAGAAAAACTAACAACCTGTTTCTCCGAGCCAACCTTTAAAAGGGACAAACATAAAATACAAGGTGGAGAATctacatacatatataaatataagtaaAAATACAACCCTGAGTCCCAAGAGTTCTTCGCTTCTTCAGTGTCTCTAGAATACAGAGTGGTGTTTCTCAACCTGtatctaaaaaaataa
The genomic region above belongs to Arachis stenosperma cultivar V10309 chromosome 5, arast.V10309.gnm1.PFL2, whole genome shotgun sequence and contains:
- the LOC130980752 gene encoding uncharacterized protein LOC130980752 encodes the protein MSTHGRGRGQGRGRIGTVTPSLAGNDPVDFMAALGNMAAAMQATAEALGNLINQGNHRNNNDEDGPMTLATFLKVHPPTFRGTSNPTDADNWIQAMERALQAQQVPEEQWVEFGTYQLQGEAQHWWQGTRRILQPDGAVIPWEVFRTEFYKKYFPNSARNAKELELMQLKQGHMTVAEYTSRFEELCRFPRICQGAPDNFAEWKCIKYEGGLRSDILSFVAPMEIRVFSELVNKSRVAENCLRKATLDKSDQRIFVRRDQGRNFAPRGQDFKRGDYTPQPHLGQNNFQRFSNNNSQGRGKGKQAQTPPNDLTCRRCGKYHPNTPCRAGLGVCYYCGEAGHLSWNCPEKKKNQEAGKAQHQGRVFTMTADGAGTTDTPIRGNHALIIKISDCLA
- the LOC130980753 gene encoding uncharacterized protein LOC130980753 yields the protein MKNCWCKELQETFQLNPLVKELTTRISLDVDTHSTFVLSKEKALFTRVLRFMNNMSALSLRGILENNKLAEANYDDWYRNLRIVLMHERLIDIIDKLAVTAPFPKEDGSIDNEATKAYEKYLENRLTAKCIILASMSSDLQRQHQDMDPPTIVEHLKKMYSAQSKTARYQLSKTLFRSTLDVDSLVGPHVLKMIDLIEQKEKLGYKLGKELSQDLILQSLLKTLSQFIVSFNMIKVSCDLHEMLNMLIDYENQIASEKKKGVAIVVGSSSKKKGKWKESF